One Sphaeramia orbicularis chromosome 21, fSphaOr1.1, whole genome shotgun sequence DNA window includes the following coding sequences:
- the sona gene encoding LOW QUALITY PROTEIN: serine/arginine repetitive matrix protein 2 (The sequence of the model RefSeq protein was modified relative to this genomic sequence to represent the inferred CDS: deleted 2 bases in 1 codon) → MECAVDIPSGEDEAPEKDDMNAKEANEPPHKKNKKHRKHKSKKKKRRKKGEKESSSESGAESDVEPPPPPRPVRTTRASARLAAAAGAAEHVGSKEESKKDVITDRQDEGDTKSKKHKRHAAKKKKKKKKKDEKQEKKSPSRSPSESSSASGSESEGEGGKDTGDSRYSPAAACDLQEPVTKLSAKSKRGVEKGAPIITQKPELLGITTKEEISDVDVSSFRGKDSNTNGSENDIRFPSEGQDEIKPIEAANIKSEGGHVDGAFLHTQELPDIIPKQEGANPRDDSSLKDQVNSVQSVKVEVRSRSPSPSSSLDTKKSGLSHSMSPTAVPSKQQPVDENKLVKEIQVNLQGERICSSCKESAAISLSVPLTVPQIQRKPSPSPKPQKRPICHSRSTSRSPTPKRKVSKSPKKSKSPKRRRSSLSVSPKRRRGSPSPKRKLSRSPKRSGRRSPSLSRSPRRSRRSDSKSRGGTRRSRTRSPRRGGAAGRRSRSRSVNRVRRSRSRSRRPLRRSRSRSPARRAGGRRSRSRSLSRHRRSPHPRSRRSRSIRRSRRTRSRSVVILKRTRRSRSRSPRKRTKSRSPPTRRRSKSRSPVRRRSRSPGRRNRTPPRSSKRSKSRSVSRRHRSKSHSPVPGKRRSKSPRKSGRRSKSKSVSVGLNRSQSRSRSESSDAKSNSTSPARSTSSSPVKGKKHSSPQAEQTDGAKTTGQSGAVSAPAGVWKSLPPAAAPSPEAKTVLDKLLEQSQTLDPNHDKQQSEHGSSSNERDGSRSRSGSRPPEAGPNGSDGSEGSDEEEDSSTLVKIESKQQRSSSRSPSPGTKKQPSKSRSPTDGRKLSRSTSSPRRSTSKSASRRKQSRSKSPVKKNKSVSPSERKKRRSKSRSPARRRRSSRSHSPTRRKRSHSKSRTRIRRSKSRSPTRKRRSRSRSPTARGRRRSKSPDRSKRSKSRSTGRRKRSRSGDRGRRSRSRSSDRRRRSRSRGRGRRPVFRSRSFDRRDRWKREPSHSPVLILRKQRRSGSRTRRSTSKTPPRLTELDKDQLLEIAKANAAAMCAKAGVPIPESLRPKAILQLPLPTPSPTPLSLPLPLPLPMGMGMPNMPNMPNMGPMGLPTIPGMPSMSNITMSAAMASMTAATMTAALTNMGALAAMPPLAPLPTITNKPPPCLAPPTPSLNLDHIEEAKRKVTQQANIHTIKELTEKCKMIANSKEEMAIAKPHVSDDES, encoded by the exons ATGGAATGTGCAGTGGACATTCCCTCAG GTGAGGATGAGGCTCCTGAGAAAGATGACATGAATGCCAAGGAAGCGAATGAACCTCcacataagaaaaacaaaaaacacagaaagcacaagagtaagaagaagaagagaaggaagaagGGTGAAAAGGAGAGCAGCTCAGAATCCGGTGCAGAGTCAGATGTAGAGCCACCACCTCCACCAAGACCTGTTAGGACAACAAGAGCCAG TGCCAGACTGGCAGCAGCTGCTGGAGCCGCAGAACATGTTGGATCCAAGGAGGAGAGTAAAAAGGATGTAATTACAG ATCGCCAAGATGAAGGAGATACAaaatccaaaaaacacaaaaggcatgctgccaagaagaagaagaagaaaaagaagaaagatgaAAAGCAGGAAAAGAAATCACCATCTCGCTCCCCATCAGAAAGTAGCTCAGCTTCAGGTTCTGAATCTGAAGGGGAGGGAGGCAAGGACACTGGTGACAGTAGATACTCTCCAGCTGCAGCATGTGATCTGCAAGAACCAGTAACCAAACTGAGTGCAAAAAGCAAACGAGGGGTGGAGAAAGGGGCTCCCATCATCACACAGAAACCTGAATTGCTGGGAATAACAACAAAAGAGGAGATATCAGATGTGGATGTGTCCTCATTTCGAGGCAAGGACAGTAATACCAATGGATCTGAAAATGATATACGGTTCCCCTCTGAAGGCCAGGATGAGATAAAACCAATCGAAGCAGCTAATATTAAGTCAGAAGGTGGTCATGTTGATGGTGCATTCCTGCATACCCAGGAACTTCCTGACATAATTCCTAAACAAGAAGGTGCCAACCCAAGAGATGACTCAAGCTTGAAAGatcaggtcaattcagttcagAGTGTGAAGGTTGAGGTCAGGTCAAGGTCTCCCTCCCCATCTAGTAGCCTGGATACTAAGAAGTCTGGATTGAGTCACAGTATGTCACCAACAGCTGTTCCAAGTAAACAGCAGCCTGTTGATGAAAATAAGTTGGTGAAGGAG ATCCAGGTCAACCTCCAAGGGGAAAGGATCTGCAGCTCCTGTAAAGAGTCGGCAGCTATCTCGCTCTCTGTCCCGCTCACAGTCCCCCAAATCCAAAGGAAGCCATCCCCATCCCCCAAACCTCAAAAGAGGCCTATTTGTCACTCCCGATCTACCTCTCGCTCCCCTACCCCCAAGAGGAAAGTGTCAAAGTCTCCCAAGAAGTCAAAGTCTCCTAAACGCAGAAGAAGTTCCCTGTCGGTATCCCCAAAACGACGTAGAGGTTCACCCTCTCCTAAAAGGAAGCTGTCACGATCTCCTAAGCGCAGTGGACGCAGGTCCCCTTCTCTGTCTCGGTCTCCAAGGAGAAGCCGCAGATCTGACTCAAAGTCTCGTGGTGGCACAAGGCGATCCAGGACCCGTTCACCCAGACGTGGTGGTGCAGCAGGCCGGCGTTCACGGTCACGTTCTGTCAATCGAGTTCGCCGGTCCCGCTCAAGGTCCAGACGCCCTCTTCGTCGTTCTCGGTCACGGTCACCAGCAAGGCGTGCTGGTGGCAGGCGCTCCAGATCTCGATCCTTGTCTCGACATCGGAGGTCACCACATCCTAGATCCCGACGCTCCAGGTCTATTCGTAGGAGCAGGCGGACTCGATCACGTTCCGTTGTTATCTTAAAGCGTACCCGTCGCTCCAGGTCCAGGAGCCCCCGCAAACGGACCAAGTCCAGATCCCCTCCCACCCGCCGACGATCTAAATCCAGGTCACCTGTGAGAAGACGGTCTCGATCCCCTGGCAGGAGAAACCGCACTCCACCAAGGTCCAGTAAACGCTCCAAATCTCGCTCAGTGTCTCGAAGGCACCGATCGAAGTCTCACTCGCCTGTGCCTGGTAAGAGAAGGTCTAAATCTCCCAGGAAGAGTGGAAGACGGTCAAAGTCCAAGTCTGTCTCTGTTGGCTTGAACAGATCTCAGTCCAGATCCAGGTCTGAGTCAAGTGATGCAAAATCTAACAGCACCTCTCCAGCCAGATCCACATCTTCCTCACCTGTTAAAGGGAAAAAACATTCCTCTCCTCAGGCAGAACAGACAGATGGTGCAAAGACAACTGGACAAAGTGGAGCAGTTTCAGCTCCAGCAG GTGTGTGGAAGTCTTTGCCCCCTGCCGCTGCACCTTCCCCTGAAGCTAAAACTGTTTTAGATAAGCTGCTGGAGCAGTCTCAGACTCTAGACCCAAACCATGACAAACAACAGAGTGAGCATGGCAGTTCCTCTAATGAAAGAGATGGTTCCAGATCCCGTTCTGGCTCCAGACCACCTGAGGCTGGCCCAAATGGGTCAGATGGTTCCGAAGGTTCAGATGAAGAAGAGGATTCTTCTACTCTTGTCAAAATTGAATCGAAACAACAGAGAAGCTCCTCCAGATCACCATCTCCAGGAACGAAAAAGCAGCCCTCCAAGTCACGGTCACCTACAGATGGCAGGAAACTTTCACGATCCACTTCATCACCTCGACGATCTACATCTAAGTCTGCATCCCGAAGGAAGCAGTCGAG GTCCAAGTCCCCAGTGAAGAAGAATAAATCTGTGTCACCATCTGAAAGAAAGAAGCGGAGGTCTAAATCACGGAGTCCTGCTCGGCGGAGGAGATCTAGTCGCTCACACTCTCCCACACGACGTAAGCGTTCCCACTCTAAATCTCGAACTCGGATCCGCAGATCCAAGTCCCGCTCACCAACTCGCAAGAGGCGATCCCGCAGCCGTTCACCCACTGCTCGGGGAAGGCGGAGGTCCAAGTCTCCAGATAGAAGCAAACGATCGAAGAGCCGCTCCACTGGACGGAGAAAAAGATCCAGATCAGGAGACAGGGGTCGGAGGTCTAGGTCTCGTTCCTCTGATCGTAGACGTAGGTCTAGATCAAGGGGCAGAGGGAGGCGCCCAGTGTTTCGCAGCCGTTCTTTTGATAGacgagacaggtggaagagggaACCTAGTCACTCTCCAGTTCTCATTCTTCGCAAACAGCGCCGCTCAGGGTCCCGAACACGACGTAGCACCAGCAAGACTCCTCCACGGCTCACTGAGCTAG ACAAGGACCAGTTGCTGGAAATAGCCAAAGCTAATGCTGCCGCTATGTGTGCAAAGGCCGGGGTACCCATTCCTGAGAGTCTTCGGCCAAAAGCCATCCTTCAGCTCCCACTACCCACTCCATCTCCTACCCCCCTGTCCCTTCCTCTACCTTTACCCCTCCCTATGGGCATGGGGATGCCCAACATGCCGAATATGCCCAACATGGGTCCAATGGGCTTACCCACTATTCCAGGAATGCCTAGTATGTCAAACATCACCATGAGTGCCGCCATGGCAAGTATGACAGCAGCTACTATGACGGCTGCACTGACCAATATGGGTGCCCTTGCGGCCATGCCTCCCCTGGCCCCACTTCCAACTATCACCAACAAACCTCCTCCATGTCTGGCCCCCCCAACCCCATCCCTTAACCTGGACCACATCGAGGAAGCAAAGAGAAAGGTCACACAGCAGGCTAACATCCACACCATCAAGGAGCTCACTGAG AAGTGTAAGATGATTGCAAATAGCAAGGAGGAGATGGCCATTGCAAAACCCCACGTCTCAGATGATGAAAGCTAA